From a single Xiphophorus maculatus strain JP 163 A chromosome 5, X_maculatus-5.0-male, whole genome shotgun sequence genomic region:
- the LOC102221058 gene encoding calcium-binding mitochondrial carrier protein SCaMC-3-like isoform X1 — MTTQRSTWILKVQCQEDQHFVPDEERRKHWAELFEQLDLNKDGRIDMLELQAGLAHKGLSNGCLQKIVETGDTNQDGVLDFEEFVEYLHNHEKQLQVMFHHVDRNKDGWIDVEEIQDCLHTIGVNVSPEDATRILLSMDKDGTMTINWSEWRDYFLFKHLNDMEDVARFWKRSMILDTGEQLTVPEEFSEAQKKSGYMWRQLMAGVMAGSVSRTGTAPLDRLKVFRQVHGSSEFRGSALSGFKYMLNEGGPWSLWRGNGVNVLKIAPETAIKFSTYEQIKSVMRGHDETRTLRVHERFVAGSLAGATAQTVIYPMEVLKTRLSLRKTGQFKGIADCAKQILQREGAAAFYKGYVPNMLSIVPYAGIDLAVYETLKLAWLNRNTGLSDPGVMVLLGCGAVSSTCGMLASYPLALIRTRMQAQASVKGSPKLSMLSLLRNIVTQEGIAGLYRGISPNLLKIVPAVSVSYVVYEYMRIMLGMDFEGRREGKGHG, encoded by the exons ATGACAACCCAGCGGTCGACTTGGATCCTGAAGGTGCAGTGTCAGGAAGATCAACACTTTGTTCCAGATGAGGAGAGAAGGAAGCACTGGGCTGAGCTGTTCGAACAGCTGGACCTCAACAAAGATGGACGCATTGACATGCTGGAGCTGCAGGCGGGGCTGGCACACAAAGGGCTCTCCAACGGCTGCCTGCAGAAG ATTGTAGAGACCGGGGACACCAACCAAGACGGAGTCCTGGACTTTGAGGAGTTCGTCGAGTATCTTCACAACCACGAGAAGCAACTTCAAGTCATGTTTCACCATGTGGACAGAAACAAAGACG GTTGGATTGATGTGGAAGAGATTCAGGACTGTCTGCACACCATCGGTGTGAATGTTAGCCCTGAAGATGCCACCAGGATTCTGCTAAG TATGGACAAGGATGGCACCATGACGATTAACTGGAGTGAGTGGCGCGACTACTTCCTGTTCAAACACCTGAACGACATGGAGGATGTGGCTCGGTTCTGGAAGCGTTCAATG ATATTGGACACAGGCGAGCAGCTGACAGTCCCAGAGGAGTTTTCAGAAGCGCAGAAGAAGTCTGGCTATATGTGGCGGCAGCTGATGGCGGGAGTCATGGCTGGATCTGTGTCCCGAACCGGAACCGCTCCACTGGACCGCCTCAAAGTCTTCAGACAA GTACACGGCTCCTCTGAATTTAGAGGCAGCGCTCTGAGCGGGTTTAAGTACATGCTGAACGAGGGAGGACCATGGTCTCTGTGGAGAGGCAACGGAGTCAATGTCCTGAAAATCGCCCCTGAGACTGCCATCAAATTCTCCACTTATGAACAG ATCAAGAGTGTGATGCGCGGTCATGATGAAACAAGAACTCTGAGGGTTCATGAGAGGTTTGTCGCCGGCTCTTTGGCTGGAGCAACAGCTCAGACAGTCATTTACCCGATGGAG GTGCTGAAGACGCGGCTCAGTCTCAGAAAAACGGGTCAGTTCAAAGGAATAGCAGACTGCGCCAAACAGATCCTGCAGCGGGAAGGCGCTGCGGCCTTCTACAAGGGCTACGTCCCCAACATGCTGAGCATCGTCCCTTATGCTGGTATTGACCTGGCTGTGTATGAG ACGCTCAAACTTGCATGGCTGAACCGGAACACGGGCTTGTCTGACCCGGGGGTGATGGTGTTGTTGGGATGCGGCGCAGTCTCCAGTACATGCGGGATGCTTGCGAGTTACCCGCTGGCGCTGATCCGCACACGCATGCAAGCACAAG CTTCAGTGAAAGGATCCCCTAAACTTTCAATGCTGTCCTTGCTCCGCAACATTGTTACGCAAGAGGGCATCGCCGGACTTTACCGAGGAATCTCCCCCAACCTGCTAAAGATCGTCCCGGCCGTGAGCGTGTCCTACGTCGTCTATGAGTACATGAGAATAATGCTAGGAATGGACTTCGAGGGTAGGAGGGAAGGGAAGGGGCATGGGTAG
- the LOC102221058 gene encoding calcium-binding mitochondrial carrier protein SCaMC-3-like isoform X2 has product MTTQRSTWILKVQCQEDQHFVPDEERRKHWAELFEQLDLNKDGRIDMLELQAGLAHKGLSNGCLQKIVETGDTNQDGVLDFEEFVEYLHNHEKQLQVMFHHVDRNKDGWIDVEEIQDCLHTIGVNVSPEDATRILLSMDKDGTMTINWSEWRDYFLFKHLNDMEDVARFWKRSMILDTGEQLTVPEEFSEAQKKSGYMWRQLMAGVMAGSVSRTGTAPLDRLKVFRQVHGSSEFRGSALSGFKYMLNEGGPWSLWRGNGVNVLKIAPETAIKFSTYEQIKSVMRGHDETRTLRVHERFVAGSLAGATAQTVIYPMEVLKTRLSLRKTGQFKGIADCAKQILQREGAAAFYKGYVPNMLSIVPYAGIDLAVYETLKLAWLNRNTGLSDPGVMVLLGCGAVSSTCGMLASYPLALIRTRMQAQASVKGSPKLSMLSLLRNIVTQEGIAGLYRGISPNLLKIVPAVSVSYVVYEYMRIMLGMDFEGGQ; this is encoded by the exons ATGACAACCCAGCGGTCGACTTGGATCCTGAAGGTGCAGTGTCAGGAAGATCAACACTTTGTTCCAGATGAGGAGAGAAGGAAGCACTGGGCTGAGCTGTTCGAACAGCTGGACCTCAACAAAGATGGACGCATTGACATGCTGGAGCTGCAGGCGGGGCTGGCACACAAAGGGCTCTCCAACGGCTGCCTGCAGAAG ATTGTAGAGACCGGGGACACCAACCAAGACGGAGTCCTGGACTTTGAGGAGTTCGTCGAGTATCTTCACAACCACGAGAAGCAACTTCAAGTCATGTTTCACCATGTGGACAGAAACAAAGACG GTTGGATTGATGTGGAAGAGATTCAGGACTGTCTGCACACCATCGGTGTGAATGTTAGCCCTGAAGATGCCACCAGGATTCTGCTAAG TATGGACAAGGATGGCACCATGACGATTAACTGGAGTGAGTGGCGCGACTACTTCCTGTTCAAACACCTGAACGACATGGAGGATGTGGCTCGGTTCTGGAAGCGTTCAATG ATATTGGACACAGGCGAGCAGCTGACAGTCCCAGAGGAGTTTTCAGAAGCGCAGAAGAAGTCTGGCTATATGTGGCGGCAGCTGATGGCGGGAGTCATGGCTGGATCTGTGTCCCGAACCGGAACCGCTCCACTGGACCGCCTCAAAGTCTTCAGACAA GTACACGGCTCCTCTGAATTTAGAGGCAGCGCTCTGAGCGGGTTTAAGTACATGCTGAACGAGGGAGGACCATGGTCTCTGTGGAGAGGCAACGGAGTCAATGTCCTGAAAATCGCCCCTGAGACTGCCATCAAATTCTCCACTTATGAACAG ATCAAGAGTGTGATGCGCGGTCATGATGAAACAAGAACTCTGAGGGTTCATGAGAGGTTTGTCGCCGGCTCTTTGGCTGGAGCAACAGCTCAGACAGTCATTTACCCGATGGAG GTGCTGAAGACGCGGCTCAGTCTCAGAAAAACGGGTCAGTTCAAAGGAATAGCAGACTGCGCCAAACAGATCCTGCAGCGGGAAGGCGCTGCGGCCTTCTACAAGGGCTACGTCCCCAACATGCTGAGCATCGTCCCTTATGCTGGTATTGACCTGGCTGTGTATGAG ACGCTCAAACTTGCATGGCTGAACCGGAACACGGGCTTGTCTGACCCGGGGGTGATGGTGTTGTTGGGATGCGGCGCAGTCTCCAGTACATGCGGGATGCTTGCGAGTTACCCGCTGGCGCTGATCCGCACACGCATGCAAGCACAAG CTTCAGTGAAAGGATCCCCTAAACTTTCAATGCTGTCCTTGCTCCGCAACATTGTTACGCAAGAGGGCATCGCCGGACTTTACCGAGGAATCTCCCCCAACCTGCTAAAGATCGTCCCGGCCGTGAGCGTGTCCTACGTCGTCTATGAGTACATGAGAATAATGCTAGGAATGGACTTCGAGG GTGGGCAATAG
- the LOC102221058 gene encoding calcium-binding mitochondrial carrier protein SCaMC-3-like isoform X3 yields MWRQLMAGVMAGSVSRTGTAPLDRLKVFRQVHGSSEFRGSALSGFKYMLNEGGPWSLWRGNGVNVLKIAPETAIKFSTYEQIKSVMRGHDETRTLRVHERFVAGSLAGATAQTVIYPMEVLKTRLSLRKTGQFKGIADCAKQILQREGAAAFYKGYVPNMLSIVPYAGIDLAVYETLKLAWLNRNTGLSDPGVMVLLGCGAVSSTCGMLASYPLALIRTRMQAQASVKGSPKLSMLSLLRNIVTQEGIAGLYRGISPNLLKIVPAVSVSYVVYEYMRIMLGMDFEGRREGKGHG; encoded by the exons ATGTGGCGGCAGCTGATGGCGGGAGTCATGGCTGGATCTGTGTCCCGAACCGGAACCGCTCCACTGGACCGCCTCAAAGTCTTCAGACAA GTACACGGCTCCTCTGAATTTAGAGGCAGCGCTCTGAGCGGGTTTAAGTACATGCTGAACGAGGGAGGACCATGGTCTCTGTGGAGAGGCAACGGAGTCAATGTCCTGAAAATCGCCCCTGAGACTGCCATCAAATTCTCCACTTATGAACAG ATCAAGAGTGTGATGCGCGGTCATGATGAAACAAGAACTCTGAGGGTTCATGAGAGGTTTGTCGCCGGCTCTTTGGCTGGAGCAACAGCTCAGACAGTCATTTACCCGATGGAG GTGCTGAAGACGCGGCTCAGTCTCAGAAAAACGGGTCAGTTCAAAGGAATAGCAGACTGCGCCAAACAGATCCTGCAGCGGGAAGGCGCTGCGGCCTTCTACAAGGGCTACGTCCCCAACATGCTGAGCATCGTCCCTTATGCTGGTATTGACCTGGCTGTGTATGAG ACGCTCAAACTTGCATGGCTGAACCGGAACACGGGCTTGTCTGACCCGGGGGTGATGGTGTTGTTGGGATGCGGCGCAGTCTCCAGTACATGCGGGATGCTTGCGAGTTACCCGCTGGCGCTGATCCGCACACGCATGCAAGCACAAG CTTCAGTGAAAGGATCCCCTAAACTTTCAATGCTGTCCTTGCTCCGCAACATTGTTACGCAAGAGGGCATCGCCGGACTTTACCGAGGAATCTCCCCCAACCTGCTAAAGATCGTCCCGGCCGTGAGCGTGTCCTACGTCGTCTATGAGTACATGAGAATAATGCTAGGAATGGACTTCGAGGGTAGGAGGGAAGGGAAGGGGCATGGGTAG
- the khsrp gene encoding far upstream element-binding protein 2, which translates to MSDYGGVSSNGVGTGVKKDAFADAVQRARQIAAKIGGETVPQVTNNGGAESYPFSAQKRSLEEGDEPDAKKLASQSERDSAMSIGAQLAALSQQSVRSSTITEEYKVPDSMVGLIIGRGGEQINKIQHDSGCKVQIAHDSVGLPERSISLTGSPEAVQRARAFLEDIVSRGHDSSNGQSGSMQEIIIPAGKAGLIIGKGGETIKQLQERAGVKMILVQDGSQPPNIDKPLRIIGDPYKVQQAKEMVNEILRERDHAGFGERNEYGSRMGGGGIDIAVPRQSVGVVIGRSGEMIKKIQSDAGVKIQFKPDDGTGPDKIAHIMGPPDQCQHAASIITELLQSIRARDEGGQGGPPGPGMSSGGRSRGGGQGNWGPSGGEVTFSIPAHKCGLVIGRGGENIKSINQQTGAFVEISRQMPPNGDPNYKLFIIRGSPQEIDHAKQLIEEKIEGPLCPVGGGPGSGGPGGPMGPYNPNPYNAGPPGGAPHGAPGGPQYCSQGWGNPYQQWQAPNSHDPNKAAADPNAAWAAYYAQYYGQQPGAAMAPQAPGAPAGAGDQGQGAQTCGGQPDYTKAWEEYYKKMGMTQPGGGAAATPGSAPAAAAAAPGGADAGGQQDYSAAWAEYYRQQAAYYGQAGQAPGQAGGPQPGQQPQ; encoded by the exons ATGTCGGATTACGGCGGAGTCTCCTCTAACGGTGTTGGCACTGGGGTGAAAAAAGACGCCTTTGCAGACGCCGTTCAACGAGCCAGACAG ATCGCAGCTAAAATCGGTGGAGAGACTGTGCCCCAAGTGACAAACAACGGAGGAGCTGAAAGTTATCCGTTCTCTGCACAGAAACGATCCCTTGAAGAAGGAG atgaGCCCGATGCTAAGAAGTTAGCATCACAGAGTGAAAGAGATTCAGCAATGT CTATTGGAGCTCAGTTAGCTGCTCTGTCCCAACAAAG TGTCAGGTCCTCCACTATTACAGAAGAGTACAAGGTTCCTGACAGCATGGTTGGCCTCA TCATTGGACGGGGAGGGGAACAGATCAACAAAATACAGCACGACTCTGGCTGCAAGGTCCAGATTGCGCATG ACAGCGTCGGTCTTCCAGAAAGAAGCATTTCCCTGACTGGATCACCAGAGGCAGTACA GAGGGCCAGGGCTTTTCTAGAGGACATTGTGTCCAGAGGTCATGATTCAAGTAACGGTCAGTCCGGCTCCATGCAAGAGATCATCATTCCTGCAGGAAAGGCCGGCCTAATTATTGGTAAAGGAGGAGAGACGATCAAACAGCTCCAG GAGCGAGCTGGAGTTAAAATGATTCTTGTTCAGGACGGATCACAGCCACCAAACATAGACAAACCCCTGCGCATCATCGGAGACCCTTACAAAGTGCAG CAAGCAAAGGAGATGGTGAATGAGATTCTACGAGAACGGGATCACGCTGGGTTTGGAGAAAGGAATGAATACGGCTCAAGGATGGGAGGGGGCGGCATTGAT ATAGCTGTACCGCGACAGTCTGTAGGAGTTGTGATCGGTCGCAGTGGggagatgataaaaaaaatccagagcGATGCTGGTGTGAAGATCCAGTTTAAACCAG ATGACGGTACAGGCCCTGATAAGATTGCACACATCATGGGCCCTCCGGACCAGTGTCAGCACGCTGCTTCCATTATcactgagctgctgcagagcaTCCGTGCCCGAGATGAAGGCGGGCAGGGG GGCCCTCCAGGTCCCGGTATGTCGTCGGGAGGCCGAAGTCGTGGTGGAGGTCAGGGCAACTGGGGTCCTTCAGGAGGAGAGGTGACCTTCTCTATTCCCGCGCACAAATGTGGGCTCGTCATTGGCAGAGGAGGAGAGAACATCAAGTCCATCAACCAGCAAACCGGGGCGTTTGTGGAGATTTCCCGCCAAATGCCGCCAAATGGCGACCCAAACTACAAACTGTTTATCATCAGAGGCTCCCCTCAGGAGATTGACCACGCCAAGCAGCTCATAGAAGAAAAGATTGAG GGTCCTTTGTGTCCAGTAGGGGGTGGTCCCGGTTCTGGAGGTCCAGGTGGGCCAATGGGCCCCTATAACCCAAATCCCTATAATGCAGGGCCTCCTGGTGGAGCGCCGCA TGGAGCTCCTGGGGGTCCCCAGTATTGTTCTCAAGGTTGGGGAAATCCTTACCAACAGTGGCAAGCTCCAAATTCACATGACCCCA ACAAAGCAGCTGCAGATCCAAACGCAGCATGGGCAGCATACTATGCTCAATATTATGGGCAGCAGCCAGGGGCCGCCATGGCCCCCCAGGCACCAGGTGCCCCTGCAGGAGCAGGGGACCAGGGCCAAGGAGCTCAGACTTGTGGGGGCCAGCCTGACTATACGAAAGCCTGGGAGGAATATTATAAGAAGATGGGCATGA cTCAACCaggtggaggagcagcagccaCTCCAGGCTCAGCACCAgccgctgcagctgcagcaccagGTGGCGCTGACGCTGGTGGACAGCAGGACTACAGTGCAGCCTGGGCTGAGTACTACAGACAGCAGGCTGCCTACTATGGACAGGCAGGACAAGCTCCCGGACAGGCAGGTGGTCCACAGCCGGGACAGCAG CCCCAGTAA
- the dcaf15 gene encoding DDB1- and CUL4-associated factor 15 isoform X1, whose amino-acid sequence MAPSSKSEKDDSKQKPQRKHKDHVVKLLVRGKLSGQFSQRLFRKLPPRVCVPLKNIVSEEFLRAGHIFLGFTRCGRYVLSYTSDCGEDDDFSFYSYHLYWWEFNLHSRLKQVHHVRLFAGEEIYSDLYLTVCEWPNDHTKIVIFGFNTRSSSSVLMNLMMSDENNRDIYITIASMPPSQPCSKCCPLPSATTIRTGSGECLEHGYVLNSRYQVVYPFPTFQPAFQLKKDQVVLLNTSYSLVACGISLCPEKQDQSSQILYTKGAAQSTQTSSSLSSTSPDSSSLPQGSPESRLFPCRTPPVPSSPSQSQAAMRAREFAADLFRRAQGGFGAARETECPGERRTADGDDKEAPQKAADKGINTGPSRAEEDCKDRRAEDRRTSSQQASTSCGSPRLAASSASPPSSLPSTSAPSSSQQPSPNEPGYVNYSRLHYRLQQQGAAEQSSGESGGYEDDKVQLPFTVTDLKGRNLQLVTGPHNGQSVCVEQLTLDFEYLINEVIRNDAAWAPLFCSFSDYDVVILEVCPETNIVMINIGLLLLAFPVSDEEHCRPNTYHSNLQVSWDLNTGVCRTVGVGDLTEVRGQTSGSVWSSYRKSCVNTVMKWLVPENSSRYINRMTNEALHKGSSLQVLADSDRCTWIVL is encoded by the exons ATGGCGCCCAGCTCGAAATCTGAAAAGGACGATAGCAaacagaaaccacaaagaaaacataaagaccATGTCGTAAAGCTTCTAGTACGTGGCAAG CTGTCAGGACAGTTTTCTCAGCGCCTGTTTAGGAAGCTGCCGCCTAGAGTTTGTGTCCCATTGAAGAACATTGTCAGCGAGGAGTTTCTCAGAGCGGG GCACATCTTCCTTGGCTTCACCAGATGCGGCCGCTACGTTCTGTCTTACACCAGCGACTGCGGAGAGGACGacgatttctctttttactCCTACCACCTCTACTGGTGGGAGTTCAACCTGCACAGTCGACTCAAACAG GTCCATCATGTGCGACTGTTTGCAGGGGAGGAAATCTACAGCGACCTGTACCTCACCGTGTGTGAATGGCCAAACGACCACACCAAAATTGTCATCTTTGGTTTCAA TACACGCAGCTCAAGTTCTGTGTTGATGAACCTGATGATGAGTGATGAGAATAACCGGGATATCTACATCACCATTGCCTCCATGCCTCCGTCCCAGCCGTGCTCAAAGTGCTGTCCGCTTCCTTCAGCCACAACCATACGAACAG GAAGTGGTGAGTGCCTTGAACACGGGTATGTGCTGAACAGCAGGTACCAGGTGGTGTACCCGTTTCCCACGTTTCAGCCAGCTTTCCAGCTGAAGAAGGACCAGGTCGTCTTGTTGAACACTAGCTACTCTCTGGTGGCCTGCGGCATCTCGCTCTGCCCTG aaaaacaagacCAATCATCCCAGATCCTTTACACGAAGGGAGCTGCCCAGTCAACTCAAACCTCATCCTCTCTTTCCTCAACATCACCTGATTCTTCATCGTTACCCCAGGGATCTCCAGAAAGCCGACTTTTTCCCTGCAGGACCCCTCCGGTTCCCTCGTCGCCCAGCCAATCGCAAGCAGCCATGAGAGCCCGGGAGTTTGCAGCCGACCTTTTCCGGCGAGCCCAGGGAGGGTTTGGAGCAGCCAGAGAGACTGAGTGCCCCGGGGAGAGGAGAACAGCTGACGGTGACGACAAGGAGGCACCGCAAAAAGCGGCGGATAAAGGGATTAACACAGGCCCCTCAAGAGCGGAGGAGGATTGTAAAGACAGGAGAGCAGAGGACAGACGGACTAGCTCACAGCAAGCATCTACGTCATGCGGAAGCCCTCGTCTCGCCGCGTCTTCCGCCTCTCCTCCATCGTCACTTCCATCAACCTCAGCGCCGTCCTCAAGCCAGCAGCCGAGCCCCAACGAACCCGGATACGTCAACTACTCTCGTCTCCATTACCGCCTCcaacagcagggggcagcagagcaGAGTTCAGGAGAATCTGGGG GCTATGAGGACGATAAAGTCCAGCTGCCCTTCACTGTTACCGATCTAAAAGGAAGAAACCTGCAGCTGGTCACTGGGCCGCATAATGGACAG AGTGTTTGTGTAGAACAGCTGACTCTGGATTTCGAGTATCTCATCAATGAGGTGATCAGGAACGACGCTGCCTGGGCTCCTCTGTTCTGCTCCTTCAGCGATTATGACGTCGTGATACTAGAG GTTTGCCCAGAGACCAACATTGTGATGATCAACATTGGTCTGCTGCTGTTGGCCTTCCCTGTCTCAGACGAGGAGCACTGCAG gccAAACACATACCATTCCAACCTACAGGTCAGTTGGGACCTTAACACAGGTGTGTGTCGCACTGTGGGTGTGGGTGACTTAACGGAGGTTAGGGGGCAGACTAG TGGGAGTGTGTGGAGTTCCTACAGAAAGTCGTGTGTGAACACCGTGATGAAGTGGTTGGTTCCTGAGAACAGCTCCCGCTACATCAACCGCATGACCAACGAAGCTCTGCACAAAG GCTCATCTCTGCAAGTGTTGGCAGACAGTGACCGATGCACCTGGATTGTATTATGA
- the dcaf15 gene encoding DDB1- and CUL4-associated factor 15 isoform X2, with amino-acid sequence MAPSSKSEKDDSKQKPQRKHKDHVVKLLLSGQFSQRLFRKLPPRVCVPLKNIVSEEFLRAGHIFLGFTRCGRYVLSYTSDCGEDDDFSFYSYHLYWWEFNLHSRLKQVHHVRLFAGEEIYSDLYLTVCEWPNDHTKIVIFGFNTRSSSSVLMNLMMSDENNRDIYITIASMPPSQPCSKCCPLPSATTIRTGSGECLEHGYVLNSRYQVVYPFPTFQPAFQLKKDQVVLLNTSYSLVACGISLCPEKQDQSSQILYTKGAAQSTQTSSSLSSTSPDSSSLPQGSPESRLFPCRTPPVPSSPSQSQAAMRAREFAADLFRRAQGGFGAARETECPGERRTADGDDKEAPQKAADKGINTGPSRAEEDCKDRRAEDRRTSSQQASTSCGSPRLAASSASPPSSLPSTSAPSSSQQPSPNEPGYVNYSRLHYRLQQQGAAEQSSGESGGYEDDKVQLPFTVTDLKGRNLQLVTGPHNGQSVCVEQLTLDFEYLINEVIRNDAAWAPLFCSFSDYDVVILEVCPETNIVMINIGLLLLAFPVSDEEHCRPNTYHSNLQVSWDLNTGVCRTVGVGDLTEVRGQTSGSVWSSYRKSCVNTVMKWLVPENSSRYINRMTNEALHKGSSLQVLADSDRCTWIVL; translated from the exons ATGGCGCCCAGCTCGAAATCTGAAAAGGACGATAGCAaacagaaaccacaaagaaaacataaagaccATGTCGTAAAGCTTCTA CTGTCAGGACAGTTTTCTCAGCGCCTGTTTAGGAAGCTGCCGCCTAGAGTTTGTGTCCCATTGAAGAACATTGTCAGCGAGGAGTTTCTCAGAGCGGG GCACATCTTCCTTGGCTTCACCAGATGCGGCCGCTACGTTCTGTCTTACACCAGCGACTGCGGAGAGGACGacgatttctctttttactCCTACCACCTCTACTGGTGGGAGTTCAACCTGCACAGTCGACTCAAACAG GTCCATCATGTGCGACTGTTTGCAGGGGAGGAAATCTACAGCGACCTGTACCTCACCGTGTGTGAATGGCCAAACGACCACACCAAAATTGTCATCTTTGGTTTCAA TACACGCAGCTCAAGTTCTGTGTTGATGAACCTGATGATGAGTGATGAGAATAACCGGGATATCTACATCACCATTGCCTCCATGCCTCCGTCCCAGCCGTGCTCAAAGTGCTGTCCGCTTCCTTCAGCCACAACCATACGAACAG GAAGTGGTGAGTGCCTTGAACACGGGTATGTGCTGAACAGCAGGTACCAGGTGGTGTACCCGTTTCCCACGTTTCAGCCAGCTTTCCAGCTGAAGAAGGACCAGGTCGTCTTGTTGAACACTAGCTACTCTCTGGTGGCCTGCGGCATCTCGCTCTGCCCTG aaaaacaagacCAATCATCCCAGATCCTTTACACGAAGGGAGCTGCCCAGTCAACTCAAACCTCATCCTCTCTTTCCTCAACATCACCTGATTCTTCATCGTTACCCCAGGGATCTCCAGAAAGCCGACTTTTTCCCTGCAGGACCCCTCCGGTTCCCTCGTCGCCCAGCCAATCGCAAGCAGCCATGAGAGCCCGGGAGTTTGCAGCCGACCTTTTCCGGCGAGCCCAGGGAGGGTTTGGAGCAGCCAGAGAGACTGAGTGCCCCGGGGAGAGGAGAACAGCTGACGGTGACGACAAGGAGGCACCGCAAAAAGCGGCGGATAAAGGGATTAACACAGGCCCCTCAAGAGCGGAGGAGGATTGTAAAGACAGGAGAGCAGAGGACAGACGGACTAGCTCACAGCAAGCATCTACGTCATGCGGAAGCCCTCGTCTCGCCGCGTCTTCCGCCTCTCCTCCATCGTCACTTCCATCAACCTCAGCGCCGTCCTCAAGCCAGCAGCCGAGCCCCAACGAACCCGGATACGTCAACTACTCTCGTCTCCATTACCGCCTCcaacagcagggggcagcagagcaGAGTTCAGGAGAATCTGGGG GCTATGAGGACGATAAAGTCCAGCTGCCCTTCACTGTTACCGATCTAAAAGGAAGAAACCTGCAGCTGGTCACTGGGCCGCATAATGGACAG AGTGTTTGTGTAGAACAGCTGACTCTGGATTTCGAGTATCTCATCAATGAGGTGATCAGGAACGACGCTGCCTGGGCTCCTCTGTTCTGCTCCTTCAGCGATTATGACGTCGTGATACTAGAG GTTTGCCCAGAGACCAACATTGTGATGATCAACATTGGTCTGCTGCTGTTGGCCTTCCCTGTCTCAGACGAGGAGCACTGCAG gccAAACACATACCATTCCAACCTACAGGTCAGTTGGGACCTTAACACAGGTGTGTGTCGCACTGTGGGTGTGGGTGACTTAACGGAGGTTAGGGGGCAGACTAG TGGGAGTGTGTGGAGTTCCTACAGAAAGTCGTGTGTGAACACCGTGATGAAGTGGTTGGTTCCTGAGAACAGCTCCCGCTACATCAACCGCATGACCAACGAAGCTCTGCACAAAG GCTCATCTCTGCAAGTGTTGGCAGACAGTGACCGATGCACCTGGATTGTATTATGA